In Capsicum annuum cultivar UCD-10X-F1 chromosome 8, UCD10Xv1.1, whole genome shotgun sequence, the genomic window TACATACATAGTCTAGTGAGTTCTTCTACTAAGCCATCAATCTTGACTCTTTGAACTGTCCTATAGCTGACGAGAGATTATCAGGTTCTCCATTTCTATTTAACGCTGTCCATGGTACAAGAATTATGTATCACATCATAACATTGCTTAGGTGTGTGTCTATGGTAATGGTTTGCACACTATAGAAAGGCAAAGAGGTTACCTGTAAAAACTGAAAACCAGTGATCATTCCACGAACATCAACATTGCTATAGGTAATATTCTTGAGATCGAGAATTCCAATAAGCTTCTCATTTCCTATTTCTCTGCCTTTGAACGAACTGAAACAAGTACAAAGAGTTCCAAGTTAGAAACAGCACCATGATTTCAGTACAAAAAAACATATTCGAAGAGAGGAATATACGAGGAACCCATGAGTCAACGTCACAAAAACCTTCTTTCTCTCGATCACTTACTCAATACAGACACTTTAATTTACGTAAAGTTTAGAAGTTATCTCTCATGAGCAACTTTCAAATGGTCAAAGTCTCAAAGAGCAATATGGTTGAACGAAAATGATACCTTGCAATTGTTTTGTCTAGTAGATGAACCACGAATTCTGCATAAGAGGCGAAGGTGTCAATACTAACTTACCGTTAAGAGTAATTATTAGCATCCTACAGAAAGAAGGAAGAACTAAGAAGCTAAATTCAAGAAATCCTGTAATAGTCACcacaaataatttttcatttatatcaCCAGAGATAAGGGTGGCGCAAATGACACGAAAGAACACCGTAAAATGAATCATTTACCCGACTATACCATAGATTGTAAATGATTTAACCAGTGTTCTTCACTAACACAAAACAGTACTTCTCTCAATTTTTTTGTGCACTGGACCCCGTAcatagcggaagctttagtgcactgcATTGTCCTTTAGTATTTCTCGGAATTTAGGAGTTCCCATATCCCTTTTACTatgatttcaccaagttgtttcACCTATAGTAGGGTGTTTAACTGACATAAAACAAGAATCAGATATTAAAGAAGGGTAGAGCAACTTTCTGTATACCGCAAGAACGTTAATTTATTGCATGCAAAAATAATCCGAGGCGGATGTAGCATACTGACGCCGGGTTCATCTAAACCGAGTACTTTTAACGCAaagtaaaccatgtatttaaaAATCCACGAAAATTGCAACAGACGGTAGATATGAACCAATAACTTTTAGGATTTAATGGATTCAATATTATGATCCTTAAATATTGAACCCATAAAACTTAAATCCCGGATCCGCCTCCGTGAATAATCAAACAGAACCACACCCCTAGACAACCATATTGAGCATTGAGGCCTTTCAAATTTCATTATCAGTGTGACGAGATAGTGTTTAACTTACCTACTAAATTGGGAAAATTAGGACGCCAACCTAGGAGAGTGTTTAACTGAATAAAGTTAGGACCTTGAGTTTTGTTATTGGTGAGCATACGATTAGGCCTGCCAAACCAATTAAAATTTCGCTCACGTTTGCAAATAGAGGTGCTCCACAAAGTCaacttataattaaaaaaacataatcaaCCACCCTTACATATAGTATTCCTTTTAATAATGTGTCACTCGTCACCAATCACaaggattttaatttttattacttGAAATAAAACTTTAGTCCTGATGGAGATTCCCTTTGGTGGTGTTAGAAATACCGCCACTGCCCACTTTTCAGtcatatctttaaaaaataactatcatcatGGAGTTTAAAGTTTCACAATAACTTCTGACAGTAGCTATTTTCCAATCACGGTGGttaaaaaatggctatttatgatTCCTTTTTCCTGTATCCAATGATCGCCCAGCGACAACAAGTCAAGTCCAAGAAAGTTACAACTAAGTACAAGATAGTTTAAATTAAAGACTTTTCTAATGGCCCATTAGCAAGACAGCAATAGATAAAAAGGCATCATTGAAGCAACCAACCAGAATATTCttatcaaaacaacacaaacaagaTAAACAGTCATGGACTAACAAAGAACAAGAACATCAGAATTCAATATGCTCCCTCTGTCCCAATATATGTGGTACTGGTACACTTTCCTTTTTATTCCGTCCCAAAAAGAACATTACCTTTCTATATTTGGAAATAATTTAACTTATGgaaaaaaacacaaacaagatAAATAGTCACGGACTAACAAAGAACAAGAATATCATAATGCAATATGCTCCTTCTATCCCAAGAACCTGGcacactttcctttttagtccactCCAAAATGTCACCTATCTATAGTTggaaataatttaactttaaaattaccCTTTTACCCCCTAATGAAAAGATTTATACCATAGCCACACAATTCTTCAAGGAGTGTTTTCGACCTCAAACTTTTTGTCTAAGTCAAACGGTGCCACGTAAATTGGAAAAAAAAGAACCTTTAAGGGAAAAGAAATTACTCTTGAATTGAATTTGATCCTTGGAAGGAAAATGCTTGTTAACTTTGATTATTACAACAGGGTGCACATTCTTGGACAATCCTTGCAAATAAACTTTCTCAGCTGCTAATTcatcagcaacatcagaatcagaTATGTAGCCAAGTGGAACCATCTCAGCCCTCCATTTCTTCCACTGACAAAACATCTTTGCAGCTTTCTCTGGGTCCATTGATCTTGCAATCAAGAACCTCATTAATGTCTTCTCTCCATAACTctgcaacaaaaaaaaaaatgattatcagtataaagatttgaactttacacaaaaagagggaaaagggggtcattttttttttcaaaaaaaataactgATTTTTTAATAACCGTGATGTCCGAGCCAGCTTTCACACACGAGTAAGTACATAGAATACTTGTCACATCCCACCAGCATCAAATATCAGGTAAACTCTAGGTAATTAAGCATACAGaatacctgtcacctcccaccagcaacaaatATCAGCTAACTCTAGGTAACTTTGTTCATTAAGGCTAGGATAGATGGAAAGAACCacctagtattttttttgtatcagTACAAAGTGTAAAGATATGCCACCTGCACGTAACTCAATCTCGAAAGCTAGCTCATGCGTGTAGGATTTCCCAAGTCTATATAAGCAAACCGTCAGTCCATTCCACAACCAATTTGTGACTTCCAACCCACTCTAACAACCCCTTCACAAAGATTTAAACTTCACACTAAAAGAGGGAAAAGAGGGAAAAGGGGGTCATTCTTTTCAAAGAAAGAACTATTATCAATACATAGATTTGAACTTTACACTAAAACAGGCAAAAgggtgtcatttttattttttttcaaaaaaagaactTATTATCAATACAAAAATTTGAACTTTACCCTAAAACAGGCAAAAGAGTGTCAGACAACGATTTGAACTTTACACTAAAAGAGCAAAAAGGgtgtcattttttttcaaaaaaaaataactgATCATCACTACAAAGATTTGAACtttaaactaaaatagtaaaaagggGATTGATTTTTTCTTACTTCAGTAGAAGATCCAAGCTTTTCAACTGATTTCCTCATTTGGGTCAATGTAATTTCTTCATTTCTATccattttcactttcttttttccCCACAACTTAAAAAATGTGCGAAAACTGATCCGAACACAAtggctataaaaaaaaaattgtggagGGGAAGGTAAAGGGGTACAAGAAGGTGATGTTGAAGAAGACAAATTTAAcaatgataattttattttattttaatttttttgtaaagtaGAAAGTTCAAAGTactgaaaaatactttaaaaagggGGTGTTAAAGGAAAGAAGGTAGGAGAAGGTAGCAATAAATGGCTAAAAACACAGAGTGAGGACTTTTAGTTATGGGGTACAAGAGAAGTAGTAATGTGGACATGACAGTTGGATTTGTTTATTAATTtccatatactttttttaaaatattattattattattattattattattattattatagaatttagttttcacttttgtgtttgagaaattattttttttaccccTCCTAAGGAGTTTTCATCGTTTTTGCTCAGTTGATAACTCAAACTTACAATCTTATGGTGGGAAGTGAGTGGTGTTTTTCATTCGATTGACCTTTTTGCTCTCTTGGTGATTCAAACTCACAATCTTATGGTCGAAGCTAAGGGGTGCTTATCATCTGATTGACCTTTTTGCGCTCTTGATGACTCGAACTCACGATCTTATGATCGAAAGTGAGGGATGTTTATCGTCCGATTAACCTTTTTGCTCACGATTGATGACTTAAACTCATAATCTTATGATCGAAAGTGAGGGGTGCTTATCGTCCGATTGACCTTTTTGCTCATGTTTGATGATTCAAACTCACAATCTTATGGTCGAAAGTGAGGGATGCTTATCTTTGATGGACATTTTTGCTCTCTTGAtaactcaaactcaaaatctgATGGTAAAAAGTAAGGGACAATTATCTTTCAATGGACCGTTTAACTCTCTTGATGACTTAAACTCACAATTTTATGATCGAAAGTGAGGGGCGTTTATTGTCTAATTGAGCTTTTTGCTATCTTGATCACTCAAAATCACAATCTTACGGTAAAAAATGAGGCGTGATTATTGTCCGATGGACCTTCTGCTCTCTTGATGCCTCAAACTCACAATCTTATGGTAGAAAGTGAGGAGCAATTATCATTCGATGGACCTTTTTGCTCTTTTGATTATTCAAACTCACAATCTTATGATCGAAAGTGAAGGGAGCTTATCATCTGATTGAGCTTTTTGCTATCTTGATGacttaaaatcacaaaaaaaaaattgtcaaaggtGAGGGGTGATTATTTCATCCGATAGACCTTTTTGTTGTTAATGATTCAAACTCATAATCTTATAGTCGAAAATGAGGGGTGACTATCGTTTGATAAGAGTTTTTGCTCTTTTGGTGGCTCCAACCTCACAATCTTATGATTGAAAGTGAGGGGTGCTTATTGTCCGTTGAACCAGTACTAATGAACCAAAGG contains:
- the LOC107838762 gene encoding SEC14 cytosolic factor, which produces MDRNEEITLTQMRKSVEKLGSSTESYGEKTLMRFLIARSMDPEKAAKMFCQWKKWRAEMVPLGYISDSDVADELAAEKVYLQGLSKNVHPVVIIKVNKHFPSKDQIQFKKFVVHLLDKTIASSFKGREIGNEKLIGILDLKNITYSNVDVRGMITGFQFLQGYYPERLAACYLLHMPQFFVTVWRFICRFIDKATREKIRIVTSEEQREQFIKDVGEEVLPEEYGGRAKLALLQDVAVNY